One genomic segment of Mastomys coucha isolate ucsf_1 unplaced genomic scaffold, UCSF_Mcou_1 pScaffold22, whole genome shotgun sequence includes these proteins:
- the Pacrgl gene encoding PACRG-like protein, whose product MQRSECSGSVQLRNRATGSNDQRTSSSTQTKHRTTVQRSKSSSLTSSPEALRRAHPRPSDKLNPKTINPFGEQPRAPSAFAAIYSQGGIPCRLVHGSVKHRLQWECPPEILPFDPLLITLAEGLRETKHPYTFVSKEGFRELLLVKGAPEKAIPLLPRLIPVLKAALVHSDDEVFERGLSALVQLSVVVGPSLNGHLKLLLTSLSKRLMDKKFKEPITSALQKLEQHGGSASLTIIKSKIPTYCSICC is encoded by the exons ATGCAGAGATCAGAGTGCTCTGGAAGTGTGCAGTTGAGAAACAGAGCAACAG GTAGTAATGATCAACGCACGTCTTCAAGCACACAGACGAAGCACAGGACTACTGTTCAGAGGAGCAAATCGTCCTCATTAACTAGTTCTCCAGAGGCTTTAAGAAGAGCTCATCCTCGGCCAAGTGATAAACTCAATCCTAAAACCATTAACCCT TTTGGTGAACAGCCGCGGGCCCCTTCTGCATTCGCAGCTATTTACTCTCAAGGAGGCATTCCGTGCAG ATTGGTACATGGCTCAGTAAAACACAGATTACAGTGGGAATGCCCTCCTGAAATTCTTCCATTTGACCCGCTTCTAATTACACTAGCTGAG GGTCTGAGGGAGACCAAGCATCCTTATACTTTTGTGTCAAAGGAAGGCTTTAGGGAACTACTTCTGGTCAAGGGTGCTCCTGAAAAAGCTATCCCTTTGCTACCTCGACTGATCCCTGTGCTGAAGGCAGCTCTA GTTCATTCTGATGATGAAGTGTTTGAAAGAGGACTGAGCGCACTCGTGCAGCTGAGTGTGGTTGTTGGCCCGTCTCTGAATGGCCACCTGAAACTTCTCCTTACAAGT CTTTCGAAGAGGCTAATGGACAAAAAATTCAAAGAGCCCATCACCAGTGCTCTGCAAAAGCTGGAGCAGCACGGCGGAAGT